CGCTGGGGTCCAATGGGAGACACGGCctcccccccctgccccagcctactttcttggtttatttttacagcCAGCAGTTCGCTGGATGTGTCTGAAGGCATCAATTGTGCCGGGGAGCCGCTTTTAGAAGCGGTGTGACGCGTTTCACCGCATCCTTCCCTCCGCCGCGCGATGCAGCGATGCCTCCGCAAAGTGATGCCTCGGCCCCAGTGCTTGAGTGCTTACACCGGGTGGAAAACACCCCTGTGGATGTCACCAAGGGGAGGTGGCAACGCATCCCAGCATCCGTCTGGGTGTCCTGATGtgtccctctcctctctccctcccagaACCAGGCAGAAGCCCACTACAAGGGCCACAAGCACGCGCGGAGGCTGAAAGCCATCGAGGCCATGAAGAACAAGCAGAAGGTGACGGGGGCTGCGGTGGCTGATTTGTCCCCCAGCCCCGAGGGCAGCGGGGAGCCCGGCAGCACGGGTACGTGGGCATCAGTGCAGCACGAAGGAGCTTCTGTGCTCTGCTGGCATCCCTGGCTTGGGGGCGGCTCATGGGGAAGGGGTGGAAAATGCATCCCTGGAGCCCCAGCAGTGGCCCTGTGGGTGCTTCCCCCCTGATGTGGTGTCTGTGGGAGGTGTTTTGGATGCTGCAGGAGAGACcgttccctgcctgtgccctgaTGAGGGCTCGCACATCCCGGAGGGATGGGTGGGAGCCCCATTCCCCCTGCACCCAGGGTCCTGTGCTGAGGCCGCCTTCCACATAAAAGCAGTAACAGGAGAGACATTGAGAAGCACCATCCTTGAGAGGAGACAGTGCCTGAGGTGGTTTAGGGAGGACAGGGATGCTCTCTGAAACCCGGAAAACCCATTGGGGCACAGAGCACTTTCCCTTCCTGCCCATAatcccccttttccccttttccctccccagcccatGCCAACGGGCTGCAGGAGCCGGAGGGTGAGTGCAGCTCCCTGGGGCTGACACCCAGCACCGAGGAGTCGCCGTCGGAGCTGCCGGGCAGCATCGCCCCATTGGGCTCCCCCCCGGCCTCGGAGCTGTCGGAGGCCACCTCGGACACCACGAGCGTGACCTCCCCGGGCACCGAGGTGCAGGCAGCAGaatcaggcagcagcagcggcagctcAGCCCCCGAGAGCgagaaggaggggaagaagagcAAACAGCACCTGTACTGCCCCACGTGCAAGGTGACCGTCAACTCCCTGTCCCAGCTGGAGGCTCACAACACCGGTAAGGGCATCGCCTGTGGGCGGGGGGaccccagctccatcctggcCCCCCCGTCACCACGCAGCCTTGCAGCGGCACAGCGAGTGTTAATGAACGTTGCTTCAATGAGAAAGGGTTGATGGAGGCGCTTGCAAAGAGAAGTGGTGGTGTTTTACCTGGGCTGAGTTGTAGCAAGGTCAAACGCTCTCTTATTGTTCACGGCTCTTAATTAAAGGCATTTTCAGATACGTTTAATCAAGTGATTGGAGGCTGCTTTATATTCCATTGCAGCCTGGCTTTAGGCTGATAGGAACCGGAGTGCCGGTGCTGCTTCCAGGCCCAGGATAACCTGAAAGCAGTGCTTTGGGCTCGTGGTCGGTTTGAGAAGCCCCTTGGGAATCCAAACATGCTTCAGAGCCCAGCAGCAAGCGATGGCTCCTGGGCTTACAGGGAGCCCCTGTAGCTTGGGGATGCCCAGGCCCCCCCGGGGGACAGTGATGGGAGGCAGCAACCCCAATGGGGTCTCTGatgccagctcccagctccccccTTTCCCCAGAGGATGCTACACAAGGGGGGGTGCTCCACAGGTGTAAAGGGAAGAGCCTCCTGTGCCCCGGAGCACACAAAGTGGGGACCAGCCCCCATGGACGGCAGCAGCGCTGAGCACCGGGGTCAGCTCAGGCCGCGCCACGGCTGAGCTGCAGACGTGCCCTTTTGCTTCTGTCAGCTCCAGTTAGGAACTGAGGGGCTGATTTGGGGAAAAGAACAAGCAAAGAAGCAGTTTTCAGGGCTGAGCTGCTCCGCACCCATCCCATGCACCCGGGCTCCTTGCTTAACGCCTCGAGAAATAGAATGAATTAGCAGAGGCTTGAATTACGCAGCCCTTTGCTGCCCTCCCAGGACAGGGCGCCCCGTCCATGGCGTGTGGGGATCTCAGGTCCCTCCTTCCCCACTTCCCATCACCCCGCTGAGCTATTCCTGGCTCTGCGGCCGGATCCTCTCTGACCTTGGGCGCAGCTcagatgctgcagcacagtGGGTGACAGCTCCAGCCTGTGCTAACGCCCGGGGACAGGCGCCAGGCTCCAGCACACGCTCCACATGGCAGCTTCTCCGAAGGCCTGGCATTGGAAGGGGGTCTCTGGGAAGCGGAGCATCTCCGGGCTGCCTGCGGAGCGCAGCTGGCTACGGAGCCTGGCAGGGTTTGGGAACGGGCGGCTGCATCCCCGGCACGAGTCCAGGCTCCTCTGCCTGCAAAGTGCTGCTGGGGATAGGCTGGGGGGGCCTGGGGTCCCTCGGGAGGGCGCAGCGCTGTGGGGTGGGTTGGTTGGAGGGCAGCCATGGGGCACTCGGGTTTGGTTGCCGGGTGAGGGTTTGCCGAGCGTCCCCTCTGCCACCCAGGTGCCAAGCACAAGTCCATGCTGGAGGGTCACGGCGCCCAGATGCGGCGAGGCCGAGGCAAGCTCCTCTCCCGGGCAGGGCACAAGTCCAAGCGGATCGGGAACAAGGGCAGCATCAACATCCAGAACAAGGCGTTTCACTGCCAAGTGTGCGAGATCTACGTCAACTCGGAGACGCAGCTCAAACAGGTGAGGATGCCAGGCCGGGGGGGAGCCTTTCCCATGGGAATGCGGGGACACCGGGTGCAGGGTGCAGACCCCAGGGCTCAGGGGTGGGTTCCTCACTGTCCCCTGCAGGGTGATGGGCATCCCCCATGGGTCCCATGCAGTGCCATGGGCCTGCCCTCATCCTGGCTCTGGATGATGCAGTTGTTTTCCTCTCCCAGCACATGAGCAGCCGGAGGCACAAAGACAGGCTGGCAGGGAAGCCACCCAAGCCCAAGTACAGCCCCTATaacaagctgcagaagaacGCTGCCCTCGCAGTGAGTATTCTCAAGGTATCTGTCTCCCTGCAGTGACCTGCTTGCTTTGCTCTCCGAAGCATCGGTTGCCATCGCTTGCAATAAGGGACACAGGGGCTGGTTCTCCTAAAGCCTCAGCTCCCATGATCACATCAAAGCTGCTCCCCTTGGGGAGGGCGGGCTGTAGGGGTGGGAAAGGtcttcaggaaaaggaaagcttgGGAGTAGCTTGGGAGCCCTCCGGCAGCAGCACTTGTGATTCTTCCCCCCGTTTCATGGTTCctggctgggtgctggcacagctcaGTTAAACCAAGCCCCAGTGTTTGCTTGCAGAGATCCAAAGCTCAGCAGAAGGCAGGGCACAAGGAAAAACACTGATGCAGGGAAGAGCCCAGTACGTGCAAAGGCCGGGGCAGGTCTCTGAGCCAgcgggatggggctgggggccTGCCCAGGGCCACAACCGGGGCATCCCCGTGTGCCCTGACCCAGGAGCAGCCGAGCCAAAGGGCTGGAGCCGCGGGATGGAGCTgggccagggccaggggctGCGTTCACTGCAGAGACCGAGCTGACAGCGGCGGTGGGCAGGGGGGGCCGGGGGCTCACGGTGTCCCCTCCCTGCCCGCAGTCCAAGCTGGCTCTGCAGAAGCACCTCACCAAGACGCTGGCAACGCGCTTCCTGCCGAGCCCGCTGGCCGCGGCCGCCGTCTGCGCCATGCCCGGGCCCCTGGCGCTGCGCCCGGCCGCTGCCACCGCGCTCTTCCAAGCGCCGCTCCTCGGACCAGCCCTTTTCCGAACGCCGCCGGCCCACGTCCGCCCCACGCCGGGCCCCATCGTCTT
The DNA window shown above is from Lathamus discolor isolate bLatDis1 chromosome 20, bLatDis1.hap1, whole genome shotgun sequence and carries:
- the ZNF385C gene encoding zinc finger protein 385C isoform X2; this translates as MKRPLSPSHSPESGVQALEAGSSPPGQPEQRMKREKKHQSFTLCEVCNIQLNSAAQAQIHYNGKSHQKRLKQLNKGKMPAAQGPSGHSSPLLASLPIPGRPLHPPLDIKHFLTLRLNGTSPLNLFPNFNTMDPVQKAVISHTFGVPAPLKKKQFISCNICHLRFNSANQAEAHYKGHKHARRLKAIEAMKNKQKVTGAAVADLSPSPEGSGEPGSTAHANGLQEPEGECSSLGLTPSTEESPSELPGSIAPLGSPPASELSEATSDTTSVTSPGTEVQAAESGSSSGSSAPESEKEGKKSKQHLYCPTCKVTVNSLSQLEAHNTGAKHKSMLEGHGAQMRRGRGKLLSRAGHKSKRIGNKGSINIQNKAFHCQVCEIYVNSETQLKQHMSSRRHKDRLAGKPPKPKYSPYNKLQKNAALAVSILKSKLALQKHLTKTLATRFLPSPLAAAAVCAMPGPLALRPAAATALFQAPLLGPALFRTPPAHVRPTPGPIVFAPY
- the ZNF385C gene encoding zinc finger protein 385C isoform X3 translates to MLQTAAEPGGWAGMKRPLSPSHSPESGVQALEAGSSPPGQPEQRMKREKKHQSFTLCEVCNIQLNSAAQAQIHYNGKSHQKRLKQLNKGKMPAAQGPSGHSSPLLASLPIPGRPLHPPLDIKHFLTLRLNGTSPLNLFPNFNTMDPVQKAVISHTFGVPAPLKKKQFISCNICHLRFNSANQAEAHYKGHKHARRLKAIEAMKNKQKVTGAAVADLSPSPEGSGEPGSTAHANGLQEPEGECSSLGLTPSTEESPSELPGSIAPLGSPPASELSEATSDTTSVTSPGTEVQAAESGSSSGSSAPESEKEGKKSKQHLYCPTCKVTVNSLSQLEAHNTGAKHKSMLEGHGAQMRRGRGKLLSRAGHKSKRIGNKGSINIQNKAFHCQVCEIYVNSETQLKQHMSSRRHKDRLAGKPPKPKYSPYNKLQKNAALAVSILKSKLALQKHLTKTLATRFLPSPLAAAAVCAMPGPLALRPAAATALFQAPLLGPALFRTPPAHVRPTPGPIVFAPY
- the ZNF385C gene encoding zinc finger protein 385C isoform X1 — encoded protein: MLQTAAEPGGWAGMKRPLSPSHSPESGVQALEAGSSPPGQPEQRMKREKKHQSFTLCEVCNIQLNSAAQAQIHYNGKSHQKRLKQLNKGKMPAAQGPSGHSSPLLASLPIPGRPLHPPLDIKHFLTLRLNGTSPLNLFPNFNTMDPVQKAVISHTFGVPAPLKKKQFISCNICHLRFNSANQAEAHYKGHKHARRLKAIEAMKNKQKVTGAAVADLSPSPEGSGEPGSTAHANGLQEPEGECSSLGLTPSTEESPSELPGSIAPLGSPPASELSEATSDTTSVTSPGTEVQAAESGSSSGSSAPESEKEGKKSKQHLYCPTCKVTVNSLSQLEAHNTGAKHKSMLEGHGAQMRRGRGKLLSRAGHKSKRIGNKGSINIQNKAFHCQVCEIYVNSETQLKQHMSSRRHKDRLAGKPPKPKYSPYNKLQKNAALASKLALQKHLTKTLATRFLPSPLAAAAVCAMPGPLALRPAAATALFQAPLLGPALFRTPPAHVRPTPGPIVFAPY